The Syngnathus scovelli strain Florida chromosome 18, RoL_Ssco_1.2, whole genome shotgun sequence genomic interval TGGTTGAAAACAAGAAGTTGTCTTCTGTCGGAGGAAGTGATCCCACTCAGGACATCTATCTTCCCTATGTGGTCAATGATATTGCCTCCTTCTTTACTCTGCTTGTCGGGATCTACTTCCCTTCTGTCACTGGTgagagtagtttttttttttttttttaaataagcggAGTTCAGAATTGTTTTTACAACAATTTTTGTGACCCTTCAGGTATCATGGCCGGTTCGAATCGATCAGGTGATTTGCGGGATGCCCAAAGGTCCATCCCAGTTGGAACCATCCTAGCTATATTTACCACCTCTATCATATGTATCCTTTTATTTGTAACTCTTGGAAACACAATCACACTGTGACACGGTAAATTCATGGAAGGATTACATCACCAAGTATAATTTGTTTAAATACCACTGGACTCTGGAACAGTTGTGTGTTTTGCCTTTCGACATTGCTCAAATGATTTTCCTTAAATGTTTGCATCAGATTTCACCTGTGTGGTGCTATTTGGTGCTTGCATCGAGGGTGTTTTACTTCGAGACAAGTAAGTCTGTACACACATTGCAATATTCGgcacatattttaaaaatctaCTGATTAGAGTCATTTATTTGACTTGCGTGTTCTGCGTTTCGTCATTCTCTGTTTTTCTTGAGACGTGGAGCTTTTTTTTCATGAGGTTTCAATCCAGGGTTCAAAATGAGGTCATAATTGCAAAAAAAGGTGCAATGTTGGCAGCTTTTCTCCAAACTAATGTTAAAAAAGTGGAGTAAAGTTCAAATTGTCAACTGGTATTTGGAATACTGCCAGTAAACCATTCCTACACATTATCCACATTTTCCCCCCAGGTTCGGCGACTCTGTTAAAGGCAACCTTGTTATCGGCACGCTGTCATGGCCTTCACCTTGGGTCATTGTGATCGGctccttcttctcctgctgCGGCGCGGGACTCCAGAGTCTGACCGGCGCCCCCCGCCTACTGCAAGCCATCGCACGAGACGGCATAGTACCTTTTTTACAGGCAAGACACGGACGACTCCATATACGGTCAAAGCAGATCATGCTTTCGCCTTGACAAATTCTTCCGTgctgtttaggtttttggtcacGGAAAGGCCAATGGGGAACCCACTTGGGCTCTCCTACTAACCGGTGCGATCTGTGAGATTGGAATTCTCATCGCCTCGTTAGACGCCGTGGCTCCGATACTCTCCATGTGGGTATCGCTTTCCCTAATAGATCATAAAATGTCAATCAAGACGACATATTAATtagtatatttttatatttattatatttcatatttatattcattttatttattttattcatgttatattttatatttatgaattattttatatatattttttaataatattttattttataggtTTTTCCTTATGTGCTACCTATTTGTCAACTTGGCCTGCGCAGTTCAGACTTTACTGCGGACACCAAACTGGAGACCACGCTTCAAATATTACCACTGGTAAGTCCAACTATGTTCCTTTCATCCACATTCATCTCCATTAAGATTAATTCCGCAGCAAAGCTTGCAGAAAATTCCAGCCTTTAAATTTCATCACTTTACTCCAGTTTTAAGCCCCTCAGCTGTCCATGACCAGCATGACACCGTTCTATAAATAGATGGATTTTGTAATTAGTAGATGAGAGttgttaattgtttttttttcttcttcttctacagGGCTCTGTCTTTTCTGGGAATGAGCTTGTGTCTGGCTCTCATGTTCATTTCATCCTGGTATTATGCCATTGTTGCCATGGTCATCGCTGGCTGCATCTACAAATATATTGAATACAGAGGGTAGGAATGATTTCATATAAAAGTgctctgcaaaacaaaaatcaaacttTAATCGTATTCTATTATTTGTGTGCTTTATTAGGGCAGAGAAGGAATGGGGTGACGGTATCCGGGGCCTTTCACTCAATGCGGCCCGTTTCGCCCTCATTCGTCTCGAGGAGGCTCCTCCACACACCAAGAACTGGAGGTACAGGCTGTCACACATTCTGTTCTAGACCGCGCTAAACCAAATCCAGACAAGAATAGACCCAGAGTGGATTTCAGTAATGTGATTCTTCAATAATTTAATTGACTGATTTGATTAACCTTCATACAGACCTGTTCCGGCGTGCAGGCTGAAATCATTCCATAGCAAATTCTGAACTTGGATGAAACCTTGCTACCTTTTATCAACGGGTGTCAAATTAATTTAGCCCGGCttgtttaccgtattttccgcactataaggcgcaccgggttataaggcgcactgtcggcttttgagaattttttttaggtgcgccttatagtgtggaaaatacggtacattgtattgtattgggattttttttatttgtaaatcCAGGCCTCAGTGTTTGGTGCTGCTGAATTTGGACTCGGACCAAGCGGTCAAGCATCCTCGCCTGCTCTCCTTCACCTCTCAGCTGAAGGCTGGGAAAGGTCTaaccattgtgggaaatgtattgGAAGGAACTTTTCTCACCAAAGAAACTGAAGCAAAGAAGGCCGAGCAGGTATGAGAGAATAACACAGCTAAAGATGCTTAGACAGTGTGCGTAAATTGTTTCGCTGCATTTTTCTCCAGAATATAAAGTCATCCATGACAGCGGAGAAGACCAAGGGCTTCTGCCATGTTGTCGTTTCTTCCAACCTCAGAGATGGAGTCTCTCATCTTATTCAGTCAGCTGGGCTGGGAGGCATGAAGCACAACACGGTCTTGATGGCCTGGCCGGGAACCTGGAAGCAGTCCAATGACACGCAGTCATGGAAGAATTTCATAGGTGAAGAACCAGACAATAAAAATGAGTATAGCATTGTCAGAAGCTCACCTACTCTCATGATTCTACAGAGACGATACGAGAGACCACATCTGCCCACCAGGCCTTGCTCGTAGCGAAAAACGTGGACAGCTTCCCCACCAACCAAGAGCGCTTGAGTGAGGGAACCATTGATGTATGGTGGGTGGTACACGACGGAGGCCTGTTGATGCTTCTGCCTTTCCTGCTACGACAGCACAAGGTCGGTCAATTATTCCGCTAGCATAATTGCTAAATGCTAGTAGGACACGTGTTTCTACTTTTACGACTCTCTCTCAGGTGTGGAGAAAGTGCAAGATGCGCATTTTCACCGTGGCCCAGATGGATGACAACAGCATACAGATGAAGAAAGATCTCCAGACGTTCCTTTACCACCTGCGGTTGAACGCCGAAGTTGAAGTGGTGGAAATGGTAAGGCTTTTGGAAACTTAATTTAACGCTGAAATTGTGACTGATGTTGCTCTTTTGCGTGCAGCATGATAATGACATCTCAGCCTTCACCTATGAGAAGACGCTCGTGATGGAGCAAAGGTCTCAGATGCTTAAACAGATGCAGCTCTCCAAGACTGAAAGGGAACGAGAGGTACCGACCCCACtgtcgctgtttttttttctccgtttaCTGTTTTCTGAGTGCTCTCTGACTTTTTGGGGAATTGTTGAAAAGATCATCTAAATCTAGAATCGAAAAACCAAACTAAGGTCTCCATCGTGGCGATCCTCTCATTGACGGTTGGTCCCATTTGCTTTTTACCCGCAATCACCTTTCGGGGCTACAACTCAGATTCAGAGTATCACTGACGAATCACGTAACTCAATCCGGAGGAAGAACCCAGGTGCTGCCGAGGGCGCAAGCCTCAGCCGGCAGTCCTCTCCCACGGAGGACACGCAGGAGGATGAGGTAGTTCTTGTCGCTGTCCCTCACGATGATGGCCATGGCTTCACAAAGTGTAACGGCAAATATTGAGTTGACAGAATCCTGATCTTCTCTGTGCATGTTCTAAACAAGAGCTGTGTGATGCTTTGTGAATACCAAGCCATCACGCACCAAGAATGCCGCCCCAAGTCCTACATTTAAAAGATCCCAGCCCCATTTTATCCTCCACCCACCTGGAAATAAGTTGGAAACATATTGGTGattgttattttatgttttattcTTTTAGATTGTACGGTAGTCTGTAATGTGGTTTCCTTTTTTCGttcttctcctttgtgtttCTCAATATCATTTTGTGTTTCTTGGCTTCCCATCACGGCGTCCTTCTTGAACATATTCTTTCTGTCTTTCCGTCTCTACCGTCTCTCATCTCTGTCTTCTCCAGGCCCAGCTGATCCACGATCGAAACACGGCCTCCCACTCCATGAACGACAAGTCCGAAACGCTCCCTGATCGGGTCCACATGACCTGGACCAAGGAAAAACTTTTCACCGAGCGCAACCGCAACCGCGAGTGCAACTCCAACATGGCCATGCGAGACCTCTTCAACATGAAGCCGTAAGTTCAACCCTACTTTTTTTACTCAATTATTTATCCACCGATACTAAGTCCCGATACTGCTAGTACACATCAAATTTCCCCAGAAAACAATGACATGCATGGCATGAGGATTCAGGCTGCATTGGCGAGCCCGAGCGCATGTTTTCGGTCTTAGTGCCCCCCTGCGTGCACACTAATGCGGACTAACTCGTCAAAGTCATCACACTACTCGTT includes:
- the slc12a7b gene encoding solute carrier family 12 member 7 isoform X7, which encodes MPTSFTVVPVKDNSEKAKERIEEEDGNDNNELEENQNTAGDGVPKENSPFINNTDNDKSNSYDGTNMALFEEEMDSNPMVSSLLDKLANYTNLTQGAQEHEEADDDEGSKKKAVKSPQMGTFMGVYLPCLQNILGVILFLRLTWIVGTAGILESLAIVGLCCSCTMLTAISMSAIATNGVVPAGGSYYMISRSLGPEFGGAVGLCFYLGTTFAGSMYILGTIEILLTYIVPKAAIFVAEKKEDEGEALLNNMRVYGTCCLTLMSVVVFVGVKYVNKLALVFLACVILSILAIYAGVIKTIFEPPDFPVCMLGNRTLQNHNFDKCLKMDMIDNLTTTTQLWKLFCDGPESNATCNEYFLNNNVTQIQGIPGLISGVISENMWSEYGPQGMLVENKKLSSVGGSDPTQDIYLPYVVNDIASFFTLLVGIYFPSVTGIMAGSNRSGDLRDAQRSIPVGTILAIFTTSIIYFTCVVLFGACIEGVLLRDKFGDSVKGNLVIGTLSWPSPWVIVIGSFFSCCGAGLQSLTGAPRLLQAIARDGIVPFLQVFGHGKANGEPTWALLLTGAICEIGILIASLDAVAPILSMFFLMCYLFVNLACAVQTLLRTPNWRPRFKYYHWALSFLGMSLCLALMFISSWYYAIVAMVIAGCIYKYIEYRGAEKEWGDGIRGLSLNAARFALIRLEEAPPHTKNWRPQCLVLLNLDSDQAVKHPRLLSFTSQLKAGKGLTIVGNVLEGTFLTKETEAKKAEQNIKSSMTAEKTKGFCHVVVSSNLRDGVSHLIQSAGLGGMKHNTVLMAWPGTWKQSNDTQSWKNFIETIRETTSAHQALLVAKNVDSFPTNQERLSEGTIDVWWVVHDGGLLMLLPFLLRQHKVWRKCKMRIFTVAQMDDNSIQMKKDLQTFLYHLRLNAEVEVVEMHDNDISAFTYEKTLVMEQRSQMLKQMQLSKTEREREAQLIHDRNTASHSMNDKSETLPDRVHMTWTKEKLFTERNRNRECNSNMAMRDLFNMKPEWGSLNQTNVRRMHTAIKLNEVVVNKSQGAHLVLLNMPGPPKNRGGDENYMEFLEVLLEGLNRVLLVRGGGREVITIYS
- the slc12a7b gene encoding solute carrier family 12 member 7 isoform X8; the protein is MPTSFTVVPVKDNSEKAKERIEEEDGNDNNELEENQNTAGDGVPKENSPFINNTDNDKSNSYDGTNMALFEEEMDSNPMVSSLLDKLANYTNLTQGAQEHEEADDDEGSKKKAVKSPQMGTFMGVYLPCLQNILGVILFLRLTWIVGTAGILESLAIVGLCCSCTMLTAISMSAIATNGVVPAGGSYYMISRSLGPEFGGAVGLCFYLGTTFAGSMYILGTIEILLTYIVPKAAIFVAEKKEDEGEALLNNMRVYGTCCLTLMSVVVFVGVKYVNKLALVFLACVILSILAIYAGVIKTIFEPPDFPVCMLGNRTLQNHNFDKCLKMDMIDNLTTTTQLWKLFCDGPESNATCNEYFLNNNVTQIQGIPGLISGVISENMWSEYGPQGMLVENKKLSSVGGSDPTQDIYLPYVVNDIASFFTLLVGIYFPSVTGIMAGSNRSGDLRDAQRSIPVGTILAIFTTSIIYFTCVVLFGACIEGVLLRDKFGDSVKGNLVIGTLSWPSPWVIVIGSFFSCCGAGLQSLTGAPRLLQAIARDGIVPFLQVFGHGKANGEPTWALLLTGAICEIGILIASLDAVAPILSMFFLMCYLFVNLACAVQTLLRTPNWRPRFKYYHWALSFLGMSLCLALMFISSWYYAIVAMVIAGCIYKYIEYRGAEKEWGDGIRGLSLNAARFALIRLEEAPPHTKNWRPQCLVLLNLDSDQAVKHPRLLSFTSQLKAGKGLTIVGNVLEGTFLTKETEAKKAEQNIKSSMTAEKTKGFCHVVVSSNLRDGVSHLIQSAGLGGMKHNTVLMAWPGTWKQSNDTQSWKNFIETIRETTSAHQALLVAKNVDSFPTNQERLSEGTIDVWWVVHDGGLLMLLPFLLRQHKVWRKCKMRIFTVAQMDDNSIQMKKDLQTFLYHLRLNAEVEVVEMHDNDISAFTYEKTLVMEQRSQMLKQMQLSKTEREREAQLIHDRNTASHSMNDKSETLPDRVHMTWTKEKLFTERNRNRECNSNMAMRDLFNMKPNQTNVRRMHTAIKLNEVVVNKSQGAHLVLLNMPGPPKNRGGDENYMEFLEVLLEGLNRVLLVRGGGREVITIYS
- the slc12a7b gene encoding solute carrier family 12 member 7 isoform X6: MEQRGGSRRRGDGVPKENSPFINNTDNDKSNSYDGTNMALFEEEMDSNPMVSSLLDKLANYTNLTQGAQEHEEADDDEGSKKKAVKSPQMGTFMGVYLPCLQNILGVILFLRLTWIVGTAGILESLAIVGLCCSCTMLTAISMSAIATNGVVPAGGSYYMISRSLGPEFGGAVGLCFYLGTTFAGSMYILGTIEILLTYIVPKAAIFVAEKKEDEGEALLNNMRVYGTCCLTLMSVVVFVGVKYVNKLALVFLACVILSILAIYAGVIKTIFEPPDFPVCMLGNRTLQNHNFDKCLKMDMIDNLTTTTQLWKLFCDGPESNATCNEYFLNNNVTQIQGIPGLISGVISENMWSEYGPQGMLVENKKLSSVGGSDPTQDIYLPYVVNDIASFFTLLVGIYFPSVTGIMAGSNRSGDLRDAQRSIPVGTILAIFTTSIIYFTCVVLFGACIEGVLLRDKFGDSVKGNLVIGTLSWPSPWVIVIGSFFSCCGAGLQSLTGAPRLLQAIARDGIVPFLQVFGHGKANGEPTWALLLTGAICEIGILIASLDAVAPILSMFFLMCYLFVNLACAVQTLLRTPNWRPRFKYYHWALSFLGMSLCLALMFISSWYYAIVAMVIAGCIYKYIEYRGAEKEWGDGIRGLSLNAARFALIRLEEAPPHTKNWRPQCLVLLNLDSDQAVKHPRLLSFTSQLKAGKGLTIVGNVLEGTFLTKETEAKKAEQNIKSSMTAEKTKGFCHVVVSSNLRDGVSHLIQSAGLGGMKHNTVLMAWPGTWKQSNDTQSWKNFIETIRETTSAHQALLVAKNVDSFPTNQERLSEGTIDVWWVVHDGGLLMLLPFLLRQHKVWRKCKMRIFTVAQMDDNSIQMKKDLQTFLYHLRLNAEVEVVEMHDNDISAFTYEKTLVMEQRSQMLKQMQLSKTEREREIQSITDESRNSIRRKNPGAAEGASLSRQSSPTEDTQEDEAQLIHDRNTASHSMNDKSETLPDRVHMTWTKEKLFTERNRNRECNSNMAMRDLFNMKPEWGSLNQTNVRRMHTAIKLNEVVVNKSQGAHLVLLNMPGPPKNRGGDENYMEFLEVLLEGLNRVLLVRGGGREVITIYS
- the slc12a7b gene encoding solute carrier family 12 member 7 isoform X2 — encoded protein: MGDRFVVVPVDGGRDAAEHSGPVVAQATRSTGGDGGEEEPEVEEDPVFEPQDPNVAVPILKYNREPNKYGDGVPKENSPFINNTDNDKSNSYDGTNMALFEEEMDSNPMVSSLLDKLANYTNLTQGAQEHEEADDDEGSKKKAVKSPQMGTFMGVYLPCLQNILGVILFLRLTWIVGTAGILESLAIVGLCCSCTMLTAISMSAIATNGVVPAGGSYYMISRSLGPEFGGAVGLCFYLGTTFAGSMYILGTIEILLTYIVPKAAIFVAEKKEDEGEALLNNMRVYGTCCLTLMSVVVFVGVKYVNKLALVFLACVILSILAIYAGVIKTIFEPPDFPVCMLGNRTLQNHNFDKCLKMDMIDNLTTTTQLWKLFCDGPESNATCNEYFLNNNVTQIQGIPGLISGVISENMWSEYGPQGMLVENKKLSSVGGSDPTQDIYLPYVVNDIASFFTLLVGIYFPSVTGIMAGSNRSGDLRDAQRSIPVGTILAIFTTSIIYFTCVVLFGACIEGVLLRDKFGDSVKGNLVIGTLSWPSPWVIVIGSFFSCCGAGLQSLTGAPRLLQAIARDGIVPFLQVFGHGKANGEPTWALLLTGAICEIGILIASLDAVAPILSMFFLMCYLFVNLACAVQTLLRTPNWRPRFKYYHWALSFLGMSLCLALMFISSWYYAIVAMVIAGCIYKYIEYRGAEKEWGDGIRGLSLNAARFALIRLEEAPPHTKNWRPQCLVLLNLDSDQAVKHPRLLSFTSQLKAGKGLTIVGNVLEGTFLTKETEAKKAEQNIKSSMTAEKTKGFCHVVVSSNLRDGVSHLIQSAGLGGMKHNTVLMAWPGTWKQSNDTQSWKNFIETIRETTSAHQALLVAKNVDSFPTNQERLSEGTIDVWWVVHDGGLLMLLPFLLRQHKVWRKCKMRIFTVAQMDDNSIQMKKDLQTFLYHLRLNAEVEVVEMHDNDISAFTYEKTLVMEQRSQMLKQMQLSKTEREREIQSITDESRNSIRRKNPGAAEGASLSRQSSPTEDTQEDEAQLIHDRNTASHSMNDKSETLPDRVHMTWTKEKLFTERNRNRECNSNMAMRDLFNMKPNQTNVRRMHTAIKLNEVVVNKSQGAHLVLLNMPGPPKNRGGDENYMEFLEVLLEGLNRVLLVRGGGREVITIYS
- the slc12a7b gene encoding solute carrier family 12 member 7 isoform X1, translated to MGDRFVVVPVDGGRDAAEHSGPVVAQATRSTGGDGGEEEPEVEEDPVFEPQDPNVAVPILKYNREPNKYGDGVPKENSPFINNTDNDKSNSYDGTNMALFEEEMDSNPMVSSLLDKLANYTNLTQGAQEHEEADDDEGSKKKAVKSPQMGTFMGVYLPCLQNILGVILFLRLTWIVGTAGILESLAIVGLCCSCTMLTAISMSAIATNGVVPAGGSYYMISRSLGPEFGGAVGLCFYLGTTFAGSMYILGTIEILLTYIVPKAAIFVAEKKEDEGEALLNNMRVYGTCCLTLMSVVVFVGVKYVNKLALVFLACVILSILAIYAGVIKTIFEPPDFPVCMLGNRTLQNHNFDKCLKMDMIDNLTTTTQLWKLFCDGPESNATCNEYFLNNNVTQIQGIPGLISGVISENMWSEYGPQGMLVENKKLSSVGGSDPTQDIYLPYVVNDIASFFTLLVGIYFPSVTGIMAGSNRSGDLRDAQRSIPVGTILAIFTTSIIYFTCVVLFGACIEGVLLRDKFGDSVKGNLVIGTLSWPSPWVIVIGSFFSCCGAGLQSLTGAPRLLQAIARDGIVPFLQVFGHGKANGEPTWALLLTGAICEIGILIASLDAVAPILSMFFLMCYLFVNLACAVQTLLRTPNWRPRFKYYHWALSFLGMSLCLALMFISSWYYAIVAMVIAGCIYKYIEYRGAEKEWGDGIRGLSLNAARFALIRLEEAPPHTKNWRPQCLVLLNLDSDQAVKHPRLLSFTSQLKAGKGLTIVGNVLEGTFLTKETEAKKAEQNIKSSMTAEKTKGFCHVVVSSNLRDGVSHLIQSAGLGGMKHNTVLMAWPGTWKQSNDTQSWKNFIETIRETTSAHQALLVAKNVDSFPTNQERLSEGTIDVWWVVHDGGLLMLLPFLLRQHKVWRKCKMRIFTVAQMDDNSIQMKKDLQTFLYHLRLNAEVEVVEMHDNDISAFTYEKTLVMEQRSQMLKQMQLSKTEREREIQSITDESRNSIRRKNPGAAEGASLSRQSSPTEDTQEDEAQLIHDRNTASHSMNDKSETLPDRVHMTWTKEKLFTERNRNRECNSNMAMRDLFNMKPEWGSLNQTNVRRMHTAIKLNEVVVNKSQGAHLVLLNMPGPPKNRGGDENYMEFLEVLLEGLNRVLLVRGGGREVITIYS
- the slc12a7b gene encoding solute carrier family 12 member 7 isoform X4, translated to MGDRFVVVPVDGGRDAAEHSGPVVAQATRSTGGDGGEEEPEVEEDPVFEPQDPNVAVPILKYNREPNKYGDGVPKENSPFINNTDNDKSNSYDGTNMALFEEEMDSNPMVSSLLDKLANYTNLTQGAQEHEEADDDEGSKKKAVKSPQMGTFMGVYLPCLQNILGVILFLRLTWIVGTAGILESLAIVGLCCSCTMLTAISMSAIATNGVVPAGGSYYMISRSLGPEFGGAVGLCFYLGTTFAGSMYILGTIEILLTYIVPKAAIFVAEKKEDEGEALLNNMRVYGTCCLTLMSVVVFVGVKYVNKLALVFLACVILSILAIYAGVIKTIFEPPDFPVCMLGNRTLQNHNFDKCLKMDMIDNLTTTTQLWKLFCDGPESNATCNEYFLNNNVTQIQGIPGLISGVISENMWSEYGPQGMLVENKKLSSVGGSDPTQDIYLPYVVNDIASFFTLLVGIYFPSVTGIMAGSNRSGDLRDAQRSIPVGTILAIFTTSIIYFTCVVLFGACIEGVLLRDKFGDSVKGNLVIGTLSWPSPWVIVIGSFFSCCGAGLQSLTGAPRLLQAIARDGIVPFLQVFGHGKANGEPTWALLLTGAICEIGILIASLDAVAPILSMFFLMCYLFVNLACAVQTLLRTPNWRPRFKYYHWALSFLGMSLCLALMFISSWYYAIVAMVIAGCIYKYIEYRGAEKEWGDGIRGLSLNAARFALIRLEEAPPHTKNWRPQCLVLLNLDSDQAVKHPRLLSFTSQLKAGKGLTIVGNVLEGTFLTKETEAKKAEQNIKSSMTAEKTKGFCHVVVSSNLRDGVSHLIQSAGLGGMKHNTVLMAWPGTWKQSNDTQSWKNFIETIRETTSAHQALLVAKNVDSFPTNQERLSEGTIDVWWVVHDGGLLMLLPFLLRQHKVWRKCKMRIFTVAQMDDNSIQMKKDLQTFLYHLRLNAEVEVVEMHDNDISAFTYEKTLVMEQRSQMLKQMQLSKTEREREAQLIHDRNTASHSMNDKSETLPDRVHMTWTKEKLFTERNRNRECNSNMAMRDLFNMKPEWGSLNQTNVRRMHTAIKLNEVVVNKSQGAHLVLLNMPGPPKNRGGDENYMEFLEVLLEGLNRVLLVRGGGREVITIYS
- the slc12a7b gene encoding solute carrier family 12 member 7 isoform X5; this translates as MGDRFVVVPVDGGRDAAEHSGPVVAQATRSTGGDGGEEEPEVEEDPVFEPQDPNVAVPILKYNREPNKYGDGVPKENSPFINNTDNDKSNSYDGTNMALFEEEMDSNPMVSSLLDKLANYTNLTQGAQEHEEADDDEGSKKKAVKSPQMGTFMGVYLPCLQNILGVILFLRLTWIVGTAGILESLAIVGLCCSCTMLTAISMSAIATNGVVPAGGSYYMISRSLGPEFGGAVGLCFYLGTTFAGSMYILGTIEILLTYIVPKAAIFVAEKKEDEGEALLNNMRVYGTCCLTLMSVVVFVGVKYVNKLALVFLACVILSILAIYAGVIKTIFEPPDFPVCMLGNRTLQNHNFDKCLKMDMIDNLTTTTQLWKLFCDGPESNATCNEYFLNNNVTQIQGIPGLISGVISENMWSEYGPQGMLVENKKLSSVGGSDPTQDIYLPYVVNDIASFFTLLVGIYFPSVTGIMAGSNRSGDLRDAQRSIPVGTILAIFTTSIIYFTCVVLFGACIEGVLLRDKFGDSVKGNLVIGTLSWPSPWVIVIGSFFSCCGAGLQSLTGAPRLLQAIARDGIVPFLQVFGHGKANGEPTWALLLTGAICEIGILIASLDAVAPILSMFFLMCYLFVNLACAVQTLLRTPNWRPRFKYYHWALSFLGMSLCLALMFISSWYYAIVAMVIAGCIYKYIEYRGAEKEWGDGIRGLSLNAARFALIRLEEAPPHTKNWRPQCLVLLNLDSDQAVKHPRLLSFTSQLKAGKGLTIVGNVLEGTFLTKETEAKKAEQNIKSSMTAEKTKGFCHVVVSSNLRDGVSHLIQSAGLGGMKHNTVLMAWPGTWKQSNDTQSWKNFIETIRETTSAHQALLVAKNVDSFPTNQERLSEGTIDVWWVVHDGGLLMLLPFLLRQHKVWRKCKMRIFTVAQMDDNSIQMKKDLQTFLYHLRLNAEVEVVEMHDNDISAFTYEKTLVMEQRSQMLKQMQLSKTEREREAQLIHDRNTASHSMNDKSETLPDRVHMTWTKEKLFTERNRNRECNSNMAMRDLFNMKPNQTNVRRMHTAIKLNEVVVNKSQGAHLVLLNMPGPPKNRGGDENYMEFLEVLLEGLNRVLLVRGGGREVITIYS
- the slc12a7b gene encoding solute carrier family 12 member 7 isoform X3; translated protein: MPTSFTVVPVKDNSEKAKERIEEEDGNDNNELEENQNTAGDGVPKENSPFINNTDNDKSNSYDGTNMALFEEEMDSNPMVSSLLDKLANYTNLTQGAQEHEEADDDEGSKKKAVKSPQMGTFMGVYLPCLQNILGVILFLRLTWIVGTAGILESLAIVGLCCSCTMLTAISMSAIATNGVVPAGGSYYMISRSLGPEFGGAVGLCFYLGTTFAGSMYILGTIEILLTYIVPKAAIFVAEKKEDEGEALLNNMRVYGTCCLTLMSVVVFVGVKYVNKLALVFLACVILSILAIYAGVIKTIFEPPDFPVCMLGNRTLQNHNFDKCLKMDMIDNLTTTTQLWKLFCDGPESNATCNEYFLNNNVTQIQGIPGLISGVISENMWSEYGPQGMLVENKKLSSVGGSDPTQDIYLPYVVNDIASFFTLLVGIYFPSVTGIMAGSNRSGDLRDAQRSIPVGTILAIFTTSIIYFTCVVLFGACIEGVLLRDKFGDSVKGNLVIGTLSWPSPWVIVIGSFFSCCGAGLQSLTGAPRLLQAIARDGIVPFLQVFGHGKANGEPTWALLLTGAICEIGILIASLDAVAPILSMFFLMCYLFVNLACAVQTLLRTPNWRPRFKYYHWALSFLGMSLCLALMFISSWYYAIVAMVIAGCIYKYIEYRGAEKEWGDGIRGLSLNAARFALIRLEEAPPHTKNWRPQCLVLLNLDSDQAVKHPRLLSFTSQLKAGKGLTIVGNVLEGTFLTKETEAKKAEQNIKSSMTAEKTKGFCHVVVSSNLRDGVSHLIQSAGLGGMKHNTVLMAWPGTWKQSNDTQSWKNFIETIRETTSAHQALLVAKNVDSFPTNQERLSEGTIDVWWVVHDGGLLMLLPFLLRQHKVWRKCKMRIFTVAQMDDNSIQMKKDLQTFLYHLRLNAEVEVVEMHDNDISAFTYEKTLVMEQRSQMLKQMQLSKTEREREIQSITDESRNSIRRKNPGAAEGASLSRQSSPTEDTQEDEAQLIHDRNTASHSMNDKSETLPDRVHMTWTKEKLFTERNRNRECNSNMAMRDLFNMKPEWGSLNQTNVRRMHTAIKLNEVVVNKSQGAHLVLLNMPGPPKNRGGDENYMEFLEVLLEGLNRVLLVRGGGREVITIYS